A part of Ziziphus jujuba cultivar Dongzao chromosome 8, ASM3175591v1 genomic DNA contains:
- the LOC107413519 gene encoding enoyl-CoA delta isomerase 1, peroxisomal, whose translation MCSLEKKGNIFILTLTGSGEHRLNPTLLDSIRSALRQVRAQSSSSSVLITTAQGKFFSNGYDLELVKSSPSSPHIMDAKLRSIVADLISLPMPTIAAVTGHASAAGFILALSHDYVLMRRDRGFLYMSELDIDLVIPAWFTALIKCKIGASMSRRDVVLRADKVTADEAVKKGIIDSAYDSAEQTVEAAVGVGKNLVGRKWNGDVYAQIRMEVLSDVLDAIRVGSTGSKL comes from the coding sequence atgtgttCCTTGGAGAAGAAAGGCAACATCTTCATCCTAACCCTAACCGGGTCGGGTGAGCACAGGCTCAACCCGACGCTTCTCGATTCAATTCGATCAGCTCTACGCCAAGTCCGAGCTCAGTCTTCTTCATCTTCGGTCCTAATCACAACCGCTCAAGGCAAGTTCTTCTCCAATGGCTACGATCTCGAACTGGTCAAGTCCTCCCCATCTAGTCCCCATATCATGGATGCCAAACTGAGGTCGATCGTAGCCGATCTCATCTCCCTCCCGATGCCGACCATCGCCGCCGTCACCGGCCACGCCTCCGCCGCCGGCTTCATCCTAGCTCTCAGCCACGATTATGTCCTCATGAGGCGGGATAGGGGTTTCCTCTACATGAGCGAGCTCGATATTGATCTTGTTATTCCTGCTTGGTTTACGGCTTTGATCAAGTGCAAAATCGGCGCGTCGATGAGCCGCCGAGATGTGGTGTTGAGAGCCGATAAGGTGACGGCTGATGAAGCCGTGAAGAAGGGGATTATCGATTCGGCGTATGATAGCGCGGAGCAAACGGTTGAAGCTGCCGTTGGAGTGGGGAAGAATTTGGTTGGGAGAAAGTGGAATGGTGACGTGTACGCTCAGATTCGAATGGAAGTCTTGTCGGATGTACTGGATGCGATTCGTGTCGGCAGCACTGGGTCAAAGCTGTAA
- the LOC112492963 gene encoding replication protein A 70 kDa DNA-binding subunit B-like: MACIMIMMTYSMVRIELVYFIQNFGLHYCTSEITLTYHLFSPPTLFISDDKEPEDCVIHYKIDVIGIAIEIKPKKEIITNDGLEIVQEMTLMNDNMDTVMLTMWNQFVNNECTQILNIMNRKPIIIGCRLKVSSYNGISLSTKFSSSFVIEPEIPQAAALSIWYNANAEKAMDIICGRIGLETKSLSTLPSAEDIITIKMIDNQLNTRRSFWINGHIKVTNLIQPFWYLSCEKCTKATGYEFEQRFNCLYCRHDQVKAMPRCRVIVDLIDESSSLNATLFGNQAENFLGCTAYELMNKSDGDSVKDIEK; encoded by the exons atggcatgcattatgattatgatgacttacagtatggtaaggatagagttagtgtactttatacaaaattttggACTTCATTATTGTACGTCAGAAATAACTTTGACTTACCAT cttttctctccCCCTACTCTCTTTATCAGTGACGACAAAGAACCTGAGGATTGTGTTATTCACTACAAAAttg ATGTGATTGGAATAGCGATTGAAATCAAGCCAAAAAAGGAGATAATCACGAATGATGGTTTAGAGATTGTCCAAGAGATGACTTTGATGAATGATAA TATGGATACTGTGATGCTTAccatgtggaaccaatttgtgaACAATGAATGTactcaaattttgaatattatgaatAGAAAACCAATCATAATTGGATGTCGACTTAAAGTTAGCTCATATAATG GTATCTCACTTTCAACCAAATTCTCCAGTTCATTTGTTATTGAACCGGAGATACCACAAGCAGCTGCTTTATCAATTTG GTATAATGCTAATGCTGAAAAAGCCATGGACATAATATGTGGAAGGATTGGTCTTGAGACAAAGTCACTGTCTACACTTCCTTCTGCTGAGGACATCATTACCATTAAGATGATAGATAATCAACTTAATACG AGGAGAAGTTTTTGGATCAATGGTCACATCAAAGTGACAAATTTGATTCAACCTTTTTGGTACTTAAGCTGTGAAAAATGCACAAAAGCAACTGGATATGAATTTGAACAGAGGTTTAACTGCTTGTATTGCAGACATGATCAAGTTAAAGCTATGCCAAG GTGCCGAGTCATTGTTGATTTGATAGATGAGTCTTCATCATTGAATGCTACATTGTTCGGAAATCAAGCTGAAAATTTTCTTGGTTGCACTGCATATGAGTTGATGAATAAATCTGATGGG gattctgttaaagatattgaaaaatag